In Uranotaenia lowii strain MFRU-FL chromosome 2, ASM2978415v1, whole genome shotgun sequence, one genomic interval encodes:
- the LOC129743194 gene encoding uncharacterized protein LOC129743194, whose translation MIEAIGESRERRVMEEYLLKIQPFDLDNIPSTELRQRWLEYKKQFTYISSAMSKKKRKKLKNIFLVVAGRQLQRVYENLPPRDNVENDEETDEFKILIDQLDGYFAPKQHDMLERYTFGSLVPDAGETLDKFLLRAQAEANKCQFGSTTAESREIAVIDKLFKINSVDESNVVAHQVPEVMAGSGSVGGEGAPFICAIGENHDELIWCRIGGITVEMMIDSGSKYNIIDEFTWKFLRNRNAEICALEPSSKCLTAYAQTVCLNVVGSFEANISVVSDKKKACLRTAFYVIKDGKQNLLGRDSAKQLGVLRIGLPNTWESNSINNIPEDVQHFPVIKGVKLRIEIDISVTPVAQHVRRVPIALRQKVEDQIQKLLHSGIIERVEEHSPWVSPMVVVMKDNGEVRLCIDMRRANTAIKREYHMIPTLDDLLSRSVHYKIPSLRDIETTPPIDPEACDRDLVNKYHGKEREDNRRHAKPCGIVEGDRVIVQNLISGNKLQPTFAPTRYEVIRRKGNQVEIKDQNGNTFVRNTAHLKKVSAGDDGSGIQVEPVVSQGDGSSIQVEPVVLQDQQMPSDQQRPSRSANPPYWHQDFVFD comes from the exons aTGATCGAAGCAATCGGGGAATCTCGAGAGCGGAGA gTTATGGAAGAGTACTTGCTCAAGATTCAACCGTTTGATCTCGACAATATTCCGTCGACAGAGTTACGACAAAGATGGCTCGaatataaaaaacaattcaCCTATATCTCGAGTGCTATGAGCaaaaagaaaaggaagaagTTGAAGAATATCTTTTTGGTTGTAGCCGGTCGTCAACTCCAAAGAGTTTACGAAAATCTTCCTCCAAGGGATAATGTTGAGAATGATGAAGAAACAGATGAGTTCAAGATTCTCATCGATCAGCTGGACGGTTATTTCGCACCAAAGCAGCATGATATGCTCGAACGGTATACTTTTGGTTCCTTAGTTCCAGACGCTGGGGAAAcgcttgataagtttttattgcGTGCCCAAGCCGAAGCGAACAAATGTCAATTCGGTTCGACCACCGCCGAGAGTAGGGAAATTGCGGTTATCGATAAGTTG tttaaaattaattctgtCGACGAATCTAACGTGGTTGCTCATCAAGTGCCCGAAGTCATGGCTGGAAGTGGATCAGTCGGAGGTGAAGGTGCCCCCTTTATATGTGCTATTGGAGAAAACCATGATGAGCTAATATGGTGTCGGATTGGTGGCATTACTGTTGAGATGATGATAGACTCTGGATCGAAATATAACATCATCGATGAGTTCACTTGGAAATTCCTTCGAAACCGTAATGCTGAGATCTGCGCATTGGAACCTTCGAGCAAATGTTTAACGGCGTATGCTCAAACAGTATGTTTAAATGTTGTTGGTTCTTTCGAAGCTAACATATCTGTTGTGAGTGACAAGAAAAAGGCTTGTTTGAGAACTGCATTCTACGTGATCAAAGATGGGAAGCAAAATTTACTGGGACGTGATTCAGCCAAGCAGCTAGGAGTTTTACGAATTGGTTTGCCGAATACGTGGGAATCAAATTCCATTAATAATATTCCAGAAGATGTTCAACATTTTCCAGTCATTAAAG GGGTCAAATTACGGATTGAAATTGACATTAGTGTAACACCCGTCGCCCAGCATGTGCGACGAGTTCCCATAGCTCTTCGTCAGAAAGTTGAGGATCAAATTCAGAAATTATTGCATTCAGGGATAATCGAACGAGTAGAAGAACACAGTCCATGGGTTTCGCCAATGGTTGTAGTCATGAAGGATAATGGTGAGGTGCGTTTGTGCATCGACATGCGCAGAGCGAATACGGCCATTAAAAGGGAATACCATATGATTCCTACTCTTGACGACCTTTTATCCAG GTCGGTACATTACAAAATCCCGTCTCTAAGAGATATCGAAACAACCCCGCCGATTGATCCGGAAGCTTGCGATAGAGATCTGGTGAATAAATACCATGGGAAAGAACGTGAAGATAACCGACGTCACGCGAAACCTTGTGGGATAGTTGAGGGTGATCGCGTAatagttcaaaatttaatatcgGGAAACAAACTACAGCCCACCTTTGCACCCACCCGCTACGAAGTCATAAGGAGAAAGGGGAACCAAGTTGAGATTAAAGACCAGAATGGGAACACGTTTGTACGGAACACTGCACATCTTAAAAAGGTGTCGGCAGGTGATGACGGTTCAGGTATCCAGGTTGAACCAGTGGTTTCGCAGGGTGACGGTTCAAGTATCCAAGTTGAACCAGTGGTTTTGCAGGATCAACAAATGCCATCGGATCAGCAAAGGCCATCAAGATCAGCTAATCCACCCTACTGGCACCAAGACTTCGTTTTTGACTAA